The following proteins are co-located in the Mesorhizobium sp. M1E.F.Ca.ET.045.02.1.1 genome:
- a CDS encoding L-threonylcarbamoyladenylate synthase: MAEILAVGEAMERALALLEGGDVVAIPTETVYGLAGDATNGAAVARIFEAKGRPRFNPLIAHVADLAMAERIATFDPLSMKLAEAFWPGPLTLVLPQRPENGIHPLVTAGLDTIALRMPKGFGGELIARLGRPLAAPSANSSGRISATTAQAVAADLGEKIKLVVDGGATPVGLESAIVKVEDGKLRLLRPGGIAAEDIEAAAGAKLMRDAAGIEAPGMLASHYAPGASMRLNADRVARGEALLAFGRDRAEGWQSAVAVRNLSEAGDLREAATNLFAYMQALDRSGAATIAVEPIPLEGLGEAINDRLARAAAPRDKIA; encoded by the coding sequence TTGGCTGAGATACTTGCCGTCGGCGAGGCGATGGAGCGGGCGCTGGCGTTGCTCGAAGGCGGCGACGTCGTCGCCATCCCGACCGAGACCGTCTATGGGCTGGCGGGCGATGCCACCAATGGCGCAGCCGTTGCGCGGATATTCGAGGCCAAGGGCCGCCCGCGCTTCAATCCGCTGATCGCTCATGTCGCCGACCTCGCCATGGCGGAACGCATCGCCACATTCGATCCACTGTCGATGAAACTGGCCGAGGCCTTCTGGCCCGGTCCGCTGACGCTGGTGCTGCCGCAGCGCCCGGAAAACGGCATCCATCCGCTGGTCACGGCGGGGCTGGACACCATCGCGCTGCGCATGCCGAAAGGCTTCGGCGGCGAGCTGATCGCGAGGCTCGGCCGGCCGCTTGCCGCCCCCAGCGCCAATTCCTCCGGCAGGATCAGCGCCACGACGGCGCAAGCGGTCGCAGCCGATCTCGGCGAAAAGATCAAGCTGGTTGTCGATGGCGGCGCGACGCCGGTCGGCCTGGAATCGGCCATCGTCAAGGTCGAGGACGGCAAGCTGAGGCTGCTGAGGCCGGGCGGCATCGCTGCCGAGGATATTGAAGCTGCTGCTGGTGCAAAGCTCATGCGCGACGCTGCGGGCATCGAAGCGCCCGGCATGCTCGCCTCGCATTATGCGCCGGGCGCATCGATGCGGCTCAATGCCGATAGGGTCGCCAGGGGCGAGGCGCTGCTAGCCTTCGGCCGCGATCGTGCCGAAGGCTGGCAGAGTGCGGTGGCGGTGCGCAATCTTTCCGAGGCGGGCGATCTGCGCGAGGCGGCCACCAATCTGTTCGCCTATATGCAGGCGCTCGACCGCAGCGGCGCCGCAACCATTGCCGTCGAGCCGATCCCGCTCGAAGGCCTGGGCGAGGCGATCAACGACCGGCTCGCGCGCGCCGCCGCCCCGCGTGACAAGATCGCCTGA